One Paraburkholderia aromaticivorans genomic region harbors:
- a CDS encoding porin produces MKPFFAGATVAMLASAALPAHAQSSVTIYGALDAGLSYISNVGGHGTLRMDDGINRPTLLGFRGVENLGGGNRAVFELTTQFSLDNGSLLPGQSLFSRTAYVGFDSDRLGRLTLGNQYDFMTDSLFFHGDDPAEDAGHLYGFRAGPFRKLGIPNNPTGDFDWDRMAAERIANSVKYMSPTYAGWSAGAMYGFGNVAGSIGTGNSSSVGLNYVGAAFGANAAYTDVKYVTPGGEIGIRNWGVGAHYNWSGFVFNGIVTTVRNTVAGGAIAEASGGLIYYIRPDWSVGGAYMYMKGNQVLNNNHAHQVSAILDHLLSKRTSVYLMSVYQRTNAGAQALINGLTEPNDSASGPNQMIVRVGVHTLF; encoded by the coding sequence ATGAAGCCCTTCTTTGCCGGCGCGACCGTGGCAATGCTCGCGAGCGCCGCATTGCCTGCACATGCGCAAAGCAGCGTCACGATCTACGGCGCGCTCGATGCCGGTCTAAGCTATATCAGCAACGTTGGCGGCCACGGCACGCTGCGCATGGACGATGGCATCAACCGCCCGACGCTGCTGGGTTTTCGCGGCGTGGAGAATCTCGGCGGCGGCAACCGCGCGGTGTTCGAACTGACCACGCAGTTTTCGCTCGACAACGGTAGTTTGCTGCCGGGCCAAAGTCTGTTCTCGCGCACGGCCTATGTCGGATTCGACAGTGACCGGCTGGGGCGTCTGACGCTCGGCAACCAGTACGACTTTATGACCGACTCGCTGTTCTTTCACGGCGACGACCCCGCGGAGGATGCGGGGCATCTCTACGGTTTTCGCGCTGGGCCGTTCAGGAAACTGGGTATCCCGAACAATCCCACCGGCGACTTCGATTGGGATCGCATGGCCGCGGAACGGATCGCCAACTCCGTCAAATATATGAGCCCGACATACGCCGGTTGGAGTGCCGGCGCGATGTATGGATTCGGCAATGTGGCCGGGTCGATCGGAACGGGCAATTCGAGCAGTGTCGGTTTGAACTATGTCGGCGCGGCGTTCGGTGCGAATGCGGCCTATACCGATGTGAAGTACGTCACGCCGGGCGGTGAGATTGGCATTCGCAACTGGGGCGTCGGCGCTCACTATAACTGGAGCGGTTTCGTGTTCAACGGCATCGTCACCACGGTGCGCAACACGGTGGCGGGCGGCGCAATCGCGGAGGCGTCGGGCGGTCTGATCTACTACATTCGCCCGGACTGGAGCGTGGGCGGCGCGTACATGTACATGAAGGGCAACCAGGTGCTGAACAACAATCACGCCCATCAGGTCTCGGCGATCCTCGACCACCTGTTGTCGAAGCGCACGTCGGTGTATCTCATGTCGGTCTATCAGCGCACCAATGCGGGTGCGCAGGCGCTCATCAACGGACTCACTGAGCCGAACGATTCGGCTAGCGGTCCCAATCAGATGATCGTGCGCGTCGGTGTGCACACGCTGTTCTGA
- a CDS encoding phosphatase PAP2 family protein → MNSFDLSIATYLSNIHFGHFATRSIQGIADLYTFKGLVLIPVLWWMWFQQDERREWRREMVLATFLSGLVALFIGRLLTHWLPFRVRPVYSAELHLNFAGSDIKDALLTSWSSFPSDHAMLWMAVATGIFLVWRGIGVLAILYTVLFICVPRAYLGFHYPTDLLVGAAVGIGIAYVMTRDAIRVRYATPALRWIERCPGPSAMLAFILCLELVTQFDELRTLASSVLKHL, encoded by the coding sequence ATGAATAGCTTCGATTTGTCTATCGCAACATATCTGTCCAACATACACTTCGGTCATTTTGCGACCCGATCCATACAAGGCATCGCCGACCTTTACACCTTCAAAGGCCTCGTACTCATTCCCGTGCTGTGGTGGATGTGGTTTCAGCAGGACGAGCGCCGCGAATGGCGGCGAGAAATGGTTCTCGCGACGTTTCTCAGTGGCCTCGTGGCGCTCTTCATCGGAAGACTGCTGACTCATTGGTTGCCGTTCAGAGTTCGCCCCGTCTATAGCGCCGAACTGCATCTGAACTTTGCAGGTAGCGATATCAAGGACGCACTGCTGACAAGTTGGAGTTCCTTCCCAAGCGATCACGCGATGCTATGGATGGCGGTCGCCACCGGCATCTTCCTCGTGTGGCGTGGCATCGGTGTGCTAGCGATTCTCTATACCGTGCTGTTCATTTGCGTTCCGCGCGCCTATCTCGGCTTTCACTACCCAACCGATTTGCTGGTGGGCGCCGCTGTGGGAATCGGAATTGCCTATGTCATGACGCGAGATGCGATCCGCGTGCGTTACGCGACTCCGGCGCTGCGATGGATCGAACGCTGCCCGGGGCCTTCAGCGATGCTGGCCTTTATTCTGTGCCTCGAACTCGTTACGCAGTTCGACGAACTGCGCACGCTCGCGAGCAGTGTGCTCAAACACCTATGA
- a CDS encoding DUF4239 domain-containing protein produces MALVTFGAISLASATIHFVTGWLAAGRYGRSFKAISPGLLSPLGIIFGLFIAFTASQVWNDTARANVAVATEASALRSVVVMSAVLPEEAQTELRKMVRDYIQYTATTEWPLVAKGAVTLNVSPPALNNALKFTLSLPVVTPGQQTAQREVAASLQHALEVRRERILISRSEVNGVKWLCLTFLAVCLLFAIAFVHCDNRLTSAVAIGLFSAALATTFLLILSHDRPFTGEVALTPEPLLQVMPENR; encoded by the coding sequence ATGGCACTTGTCACTTTCGGCGCGATATCTCTCGCGAGCGCGACCATCCATTTCGTCACCGGATGGCTTGCTGCCGGTCGATATGGGCGATCATTCAAGGCAATTTCGCCCGGTCTGCTTTCTCCACTCGGTATCATATTCGGCTTATTTATCGCCTTCACGGCCTCGCAGGTCTGGAACGATACAGCGCGCGCCAATGTCGCGGTCGCCACTGAAGCGAGTGCGCTGCGATCGGTTGTTGTCATGTCTGCCGTTTTGCCAGAAGAAGCGCAGACCGAACTGCGAAAGATGGTCCGAGACTACATCCAGTACACCGCGACGACTGAATGGCCGCTCGTGGCGAAGGGAGCCGTCACACTTAACGTTAGTCCTCCCGCGCTGAACAACGCACTGAAGTTCACGCTATCCCTGCCAGTCGTTACGCCCGGACAGCAGACGGCGCAGCGCGAGGTCGCGGCGTCCCTGCAGCATGCTCTCGAAGTGCGTCGCGAGCGTATCCTGATCAGTCGCAGCGAAGTGAATGGTGTCAAATGGTTATGCTTGACGTTTCTGGCGGTGTGCCTGCTGTTCGCCATCGCATTCGTTCATTGCGACAACCGGCTGACATCTGCCGTCGCAATCGGTCTGTTTTCCGCGGCACTCGCCACAACCTTTTTGCTCATCCTCTCCCACGATCGACCCTTTACAGGGGAAGTCGCGCTGACGCCAGAGCCGCTGTTGCAGGTGATGCCTGAGAATCGCTGA
- a CDS encoding tyrosine-type recombinase/integrase, translating to MEATVSNAAARVPWHKDKLTGQKSPLKLKEIWAIRIRLQLGAKTRDLAMFNLAIDSKLRACDLTKLRVREVCLGTRVAPRATVMQQKTQRPVQFEITEQTRDSLENWIRVAGLSSSDFLFPGRIHASPHPSTSQYAGIVHRWIKSIGLDDTVYGTHTMRRTKASLIYRRTKNLTAVQLLAGHTKLASTVRYLGIEVDDALEMAEQTEV from the coding sequence ATGGAAGCGACTGTCAGCAACGCCGCAGCGCGCGTGCCGTGGCACAAAGACAAGCTAACGGGGCAGAAGTCGCCGCTGAAGCTCAAGGAGATTTGGGCCATTCGGATTCGATTGCAACTGGGAGCGAAAACCCGTGATCTGGCGATGTTCAATCTAGCGATCGACAGCAAGCTACGGGCGTGCGACCTGACGAAACTACGAGTGCGCGAAGTCTGCCTCGGAACACGCGTAGCGCCTCGGGCCACCGTCATGCAACAGAAGACGCAGCGACCGGTGCAGTTCGAAATCACCGAGCAGACGCGGGATAGTCTGGAAAATTGGATCAGGGTAGCAGGGCTGTCTTCCTCGGACTTTCTGTTTCCTGGTCGGATTCACGCGTCGCCCCACCCTTCAACCAGTCAATATGCAGGGATCGTCCATCGTTGGATTAAATCGATCGGGCTAGACGACACCGTCTACGGCACACACACGATGCGGCGAACGAAAGCATCATTGATTTACCGCCGTACCAAGAACCTCACGGCCGTACAGCTGCTGGCCGGTCACACAAAGCTCGCGAGTACGGTCCGATATCTCGGCATCGAGGTCGACGACGCACTTGAGATGGCCGAGCAAACCGAAGTGTGA
- a CDS encoding YciI family protein: protein MQYLLMIYSEENGWNQMSDSERQQGVAAYQSYTESLKKAEVLVGVNRLQHTSTATTVRLVDGTPQVLDGPYSDSKEQLAGYYLIDVPNLDAALAWASRCPGAAHGVMEVRPVWTAPSDAPSAA, encoded by the coding sequence ATGCAATACCTGTTGATGATCTACTCGGAAGAAAACGGCTGGAATCAGATGAGCGACAGCGAGCGGCAGCAAGGCGTTGCCGCGTATCAGTCGTACACGGAATCGTTGAAGAAAGCGGAAGTGCTGGTGGGCGTCAACCGGCTGCAGCACACAAGCACGGCGACCACGGTGCGGCTCGTCGACGGCACGCCGCAGGTGCTCGATGGACCCTATTCCGATTCGAAGGAGCAGCTCGCCGGCTACTACCTGATCGACGTGCCCAACCTGGACGCGGCGCTCGCGTGGGCGTCGCGTTGTCCCGGCGCGGCGCACGGCGTCATGGAAGTGCGCCCGGTCTGGACTGCCCCGTCCGATGCGCCATCTGCTGCATGA
- a CDS encoding c-type cytochrome: protein MNRSPPIFSAMLIALLMGAATVPAQAVAQDALRTFTISPGYRFTEKSGEALYNASCAGCHMPDGKGAQGAGHYPALADNPAVEAAPYVIVNVLHGRKAMPSFGDAMNDDQVAAVVNYTRTHFGNRFDGSVTPSQVRSLR, encoded by the coding sequence ATGAATAGGTCGCCGCCGATCTTCAGCGCAATGCTGATCGCCTTGCTGATGGGAGCCGCGACCGTGCCGGCTCAGGCCGTGGCACAGGACGCACTACGCACCTTCACGATTTCGCCGGGCTACCGCTTCACCGAAAAAAGCGGCGAAGCGCTATACAACGCGAGCTGCGCGGGATGCCATATGCCGGATGGAAAAGGCGCACAGGGCGCGGGTCACTACCCGGCGCTCGCTGATAACCCGGCAGTCGAAGCAGCACCCTACGTCATCGTCAATGTACTGCACGGCCGAAAGGCGATGCCATCGTTTGGCGACGCGATGAATGACGATCAGGTCGCTGCTGTCGTCAACTATACGAGGACCCATTTCGGCAATCGGTTTGACGGAAGTGTCACGCCGAGTCAGGTTAGAAGTTTGCGCTGA
- a CDS encoding flavin monoamine oxidase family protein → MSRRHLLTLIGKNLGAAAMMQGMGTLGFAAASTYAGPPRLDGAPKGTRILVLGAGMAGLVAAFELRNAGYHVQVLEYNNRAGGRAWTVRGGDRYTELGGATQYCDFADGLYLNPGPWRIPYHHQGVLDYAKHLKVSLEPFIQVNYNAYLHSTEAFGGKPQRFRAVQTDYQGYIAELLSKAIHKDALDDALSAEDAHLLLESLRQWGALGRDGRYEAGRRSSERRGFETAHGGGLMPKAVPSNLLPRDPLLASRLWQWLSSGNEQDFQSTIFQPVGGMDRIAHALHSQVASAVVFNARVTAILQDEQGVTVRYTDTTTRTERNAHADWLVCTIPLSILSQIDIAVGPAMRAAIDAVPYETSVKIGLQFGRRFWEEDEQIYGGITHTDLPISTIGYPATGYGSSGPAVLLGAYMWGPASYEMGALPPAERIAVALSQGSQIHPQYAREYQNGFAMSWSRSPFTNGCFAAWTDALRQAHYADLCQIDGRIVLAGEHASHIPAWQEGAVLSSLDAITRLHRRIVNE, encoded by the coding sequence ATGAGCCGCCGGCACCTGCTGACGCTGATCGGCAAGAACCTCGGCGCGGCCGCCATGATGCAAGGCATGGGCACGTTGGGGTTCGCCGCTGCGTCGACCTACGCCGGGCCGCCCAGACTCGACGGCGCGCCCAAAGGAACGCGAATTCTCGTGCTCGGCGCAGGCATGGCCGGCCTCGTCGCGGCCTTTGAGTTGAGGAACGCGGGCTACCACGTGCAGGTGCTGGAGTACAACAACCGCGCAGGTGGTCGGGCCTGGACTGTCAGGGGCGGTGATCGATATACAGAACTCGGCGGTGCCACACAGTACTGCGATTTCGCTGACGGGCTCTATCTGAACCCAGGGCCGTGGCGCATTCCGTATCACCACCAGGGCGTACTCGACTATGCAAAACACCTGAAGGTGTCGCTCGAGCCGTTCATCCAGGTCAATTACAACGCATACCTGCATTCGACGGAGGCTTTCGGTGGCAAGCCGCAACGGTTCCGGGCGGTGCAGACCGACTATCAAGGCTACATCGCCGAGTTGCTTTCCAAAGCAATCCACAAGGATGCACTCGACGATGCGTTGTCAGCCGAAGATGCGCATCTGCTACTCGAATCCCTGCGCCAATGGGGTGCGCTCGGTCGGGATGGCCGTTACGAGGCGGGCCGGCGAAGCAGTGAACGCCGCGGATTCGAGACCGCGCATGGCGGTGGGCTGATGCCCAAGGCCGTGCCGTCGAATCTGCTCCCGCGCGACCCCTTGCTGGCGTCGCGTTTGTGGCAATGGCTCTCGTCTGGAAACGAGCAGGACTTCCAGAGCACCATTTTCCAGCCCGTCGGCGGCATGGACAGGATTGCCCATGCGCTTCACTCGCAGGTCGCGAGCGCCGTAGTGTTCAACGCCAGAGTCACGGCCATCTTGCAGGACGAGCAAGGCGTCACCGTGCGCTATACCGATACGACCACCCGAACCGAACGGAACGCACACGCGGATTGGCTGGTGTGCACCATTCCGCTTTCGATTCTGAGTCAGATCGACATTGCGGTCGGCCCGGCCATGCGCGCCGCGATCGATGCGGTGCCCTACGAGACATCGGTGAAAATCGGCTTGCAATTCGGCCGGCGATTCTGGGAAGAAGACGAGCAGATCTACGGCGGCATCACGCATACCGACCTGCCGATCTCGACGATCGGCTATCCGGCAACCGGTTACGGATCGAGCGGGCCCGCGGTGCTGCTCGGCGCCTACATGTGGGGGCCCGCCAGCTATGAGATGGGTGCGCTGCCTCCTGCGGAACGGATCGCAGTGGCATTGAGCCAGGGCAGCCAGATTCATCCGCAGTACGCGCGCGAGTACCAGAACGGTTTCGCGATGAGCTGGAGCCGATCACCGTTCACGAATGGCTGCTTCGCCGCATGGACGGATGCATTGAGACAAGCGCATTACGCGGATCTCTGTCAGATCGACGGACGGATTGTCCTAGCCGGAGAGCACGCTTCCCATATCCCGGCATGGCAGGAAGGCGCCGTGTTGTCGTCACTGGATGCGATCACCCGGCTGCATCGGAGAATCGTCAATGAATAG